The nucleotide sequence CCGTACGGCAGGGTGCTTTTCACGAAGCCTTGAACATGGCCATGACCTGGAAACTGCCCGTGATTTTTGTGGTTGAAAACAATGGCTACGCCATGGGTACCTCCGTAGGCCGCAGCTCCAACGTGACCGAACTCTATACTTTGGGCGAAGCCTACGACATTCCTTCGGAGCCCGTAGACGGCATGAATGTGGAGGCCATCCATGAAGCCGTGAGCCGTGCCGCCGAGCGTGCACGCAAGGGCGAAGGACCTACCTACCTTGAATTCCGTACCTACCGCTACCGGGGGCACTCCATGTCGGATCCGCAGAAGTACCGCACCAAAGAGGAAGTTGAGGAATACAAGATGCGCGATCCGATCGAGCAGGTGAAGGATACCATTCTTAAGAACAAACTTGCCACAGAAGAAGAACTCGCCGACCTGGATAAGAAGATCAAGGAAACTGTAGCCGAAGCGGTACAGTTTGCCGAAGAATCGGCTTTCCCTGATCCCAAGGAGGCCTACACCGATGTGTACGCCCAAGAGGACTATCCGTTTATTATGGAGTAGGTTTCATTTCGGGGCTGAAATGTTTAAGCGTTGGAAAGTTTAGATTTTGGTGTTTGATTACCTCGTCGTTTCCTGATCAATTTGGTTGCTACGTGTTTTCAAAGGCCTAACACCCTAGGGCTGATTGTGATAAAACACCTTAATAGTTAAATTAAACCCTGCAACCCTTCAACTTTTAAACAAATTTTCTCCTACCTTTGCGTTCCAAAAATGATTTAATACGCATGAGCAAGAAAAACACGGCCAATTCCGGGCTGGAAATCATTGAAAGTCCGGAAGCGCTGGCGGGGCAGATTAACAAGGCGGAAACTTTCTTCCGCCGGAACCAGAAGATAATTATTGGTGTAGGCGTAGCTATCGTGGTAGCGGTGGCGGCCTTCGCAGGGTACCGCCTGTATATCGACAGTCAGGAAAGCAGCGCCCAGGTAGCCCTTTCCAATGCGGTGTATGACTTTGAAGCGGATTCATTGCGCCGGGCTCTCAACGGGAGCGGTGGAAATGAAGGCTTGCTGGCGATTGCCGATGGGTACACCGGAACAGACGCCGCCAATCTGGCTGACTTGTACGCAGGTATTGCTCTGATGAAACAGGGGCAGTTCGATCAGGCCATCGAGCGCCTGAAAGCCTTCTCTTCGTCGGATTTATTGATGCAGGGCCGCGCCGATGCGCTTCTGGGCGATGCCTACATGGAAAAAAATCAGCCTGCCGAAGCCGTAAGTTACTATAAAAAAGCCGCGGACTATAAATCGAATGAGTTCTTCACGCCTATCTACCTCATGAAGTTGGGCATAGCGCAGGAGAAGGCTAATCAACCGAAGGACGCGTTGGCTTCTTACAATAAGATTATCGAAGAGTACCCCCTTTCGGCGGAAGTAACCAACGCCAAAAAATACAAGGGGCTTCTGGAAGGGCAAGTCGGCGAGTAATGGGCAACCAGCACACGTAGCTCTGAAAAGGATAAAGCCGACACCGGTTTTATCCTTTTTTTTATAAGCCATCGCCTGTGAAATTTTTAAGGGCTTATTACTGAATAGAGAATCCAAAGTCTTACATCCAGAATCCTTTTTATGTCAAGTACCGACAAAAACCTCAGTGAATTTTCTACCAATGATCTACCCGACATCAGCGGACGTACCTTTGCCATTGTCGTGGCTGAGTGGAACCATGAAGTGACGGAAAAGCTCTTTGATGGAGCCTACCAAACATTAGTGGATTACGGAGCAAAGCCCGAAAATATCATCCGTGCCAACGTTCCGGGTAGCTATGAATTGAGTTTTGGTGCCCAGGTATTTGCCCGCAAGCAAAACGTGGATGCCGTGATTGCCCTGGGCTGCGTAATTCAGGGAGAAACCAAGCACAACGACTATATCAACCATGCCGTGGCGCAGGGGCTGACGCAGGTGAGCCTGGAATGCCACAAGCCGGTTGTTTTCGGGGTACTCACGCCCAACACCCAGGAGCAGGCCTTGGACCGGGCGGGCGGCAAACATGGAAATAAGGGGGATGAAGCGGCCATGACGGCCATCAAGATGTTAAAATTAGTGTAGTCTACTTTCGCTATGGACGAAAAATTCTGGTACGACGCCATTGGATGGATTGGATCAATACTGATCGTGGCCGCCTATGCCCTCAGCATCAGCGGACGTTTGCGGTCGGATGCTCCTTTCTACTTATGGGGCAATATTCTGGGCAGTTTTAGTTTGGTGCTCAATACCTTGTATGTAGGTGCCTATCCGTCGGCGGCTGTCAATATAATCTGGGTGGTAATTGGCCTGTGGGGCATTGCCAGAAACCGCAGGAAGGTTTTTTCCTAACAAAAAATCATTCAAATCCTGTTACCGTCTTGTCAGGAAGCGATTTCGAAAAGTAAGGATAACGGACATTTTCTACGTAGTATAATTTTCAACTATCAATTGTCAATAAAATAAAAATGCAAGTCTGGAAATTTGGTGGTACCTCGGTCGGAAAACCCGAGCGCATGCATTCTATTCGCCAACTGATTACATCTACCGATTCGCGCAAAATCGTGGTGCTTTCGGCGCTGTCCGGTACGACCAACGCCCTGCTTTCCATTGGTGAATCGGCAAAAGCCAACCAGGACGCCGAAGCGGTGGAGAAAATCAAGGCGCTGCGGGATCATTACGACACCTTCATTCAGGAACTTTACTCGACCGAAGCAGGGCTGGCGCAGGGAAAAGAAATCGTAGAAAAGGAATTTTCGTTCATCCGGTCTTTGGTCAATATCAAACCCTTCACCAGCAAGCAAGATAAGGAGCTGGTGGCTGAGGGCGAATTGCTCAGTACGCAGATGTTCGAGGCCTATCTGGCCGAGCAGGGTGAGAATTCCATCCTGCTGCCCGCTCTGGAATTCATGCGCATCGATGCCGAAGGCGAACCCGAGTTGGCGGTAATAGAAGAACGACTGACTACGATTCTGGGACAACATCCCGAAAGGCAACTGATTATCACCCAGGGATTCATCTGTCGCAATCCACGTGGCGAGGTAGACAACCTTAAGCGGGGCGGGTCGGACTATACGGCTTCGCTGATCGGCGGTGCCATTCGGGCTGAGGAAATACAGATTTGGACGGATATTGACGGGATGCACAACAATGATCCCCGCATCGTCAAACGTACCTTCCCAATCCGGCAGTTGACGTTTGAGGAAGCAGCGGAGCTGGCGTACTTTGGGGCCAAGATCCTGCACCCCAGCACCATCACGCCTGCCAAAATGCGCGGGGTACCTGTGCGTCTGAAAAACACCATGCAGCCTGATGCGCCGGGTACCCTAATCGCCACCAGTAGTACCGACCGCGAGATCAAGGCCATTGCGGCCAAGGACAACATCACGGCTATTTACGTACACTCGACGCGTATGCTGAATGCCTACGGTTTTTTACGACGTGTGTTCGAAATTTTTGAAAAATACAAAACGCCGGTGGACATGGTGACCACGTCTGAAGTTTCGGTTTCGGTGACGATTGATAACAGCGAACACCTGGATGCCATTACCGCCGAACTGCGGGAGATCGCCGACCTGGAAGAGCACGACCGCGACCAAACCATCGTGTGCATCGTGGGTAATTTCAGTGCCGATAAGGAGGGCGTGGCTATCAAGGTACTGGATGCCTTGAAAAATATTCCGTTGCGGATGATTTCCTACGGTGCCTCGGAACATAACCTTTCGATTCTGATTCATTCCAGTTTGAAAGAACAAGCCTTGAATGCCCTGAACGAGCGATTGTTTTATTATGAGGATGCTATGAAGGATATTTTTACGGCTCCCTGAAACGCGCACTTTTTACATTTCTATTGACCAAGCCTCATGCTACAGACCACCTTCATCCGCGATAATAAGGAACTGACAATCGCCGGACTTAATAAAAAGTACTTCCGCGACGCCGAAACCGCTGTGGAACTGATTATAAAACTGGATCGCCTGCGCCGCGAAACGCAGCAGGAACTGGATCAGGTACTTACGCAATCCAACGCTATGGCGAAGGAAATCGGCGGCCTGATGAAACAGGGCAAAAAGCAGGAGGCCGAAGTCGCCAAAGCCGAAACGGCCAGCTTGAAGGAACGTTCCAAAGAACTGGATGAACAACTCAAAAGAGTCGAGGCCGAGTTGCACGATGAACTAGTCAAGCTGCCCAACCTACCCCACGAAAGCGTACCTGTAGGCCGCACGCCCGAAGAAAACGTAACGGTACTGGAAAAGGGTGAAAAACCTACTCTGCCCGAGGGAGCTCAGCCACACTGGGAGTTGACCAAAAAACTGGACATCATAGATTTTGAACTAGGCAACAAAATCAGTGGCGCAGGTTTTCCGGTGTACAAAGGGAAAGGAGCACGGCTGCAACGGGCCATGATTTCGTTTTTTCTAAATGAAGCCACCGAAGCAGGGTACCTCGAAATTCAGCCCCCACTGTTAGTTAATGCGGATTCGGGTTATGGCACCGGGCAACTTCCCGACAAAGAGGGACAGATGTACCACGCCACGGCCGATGATCTGTACCTGATACCTACCGCTGAGGTACCCATCACGAACCTGTACCGCGATGTGATTTTGCAGGAAAGCGACCTACCCGTAAAAAATACCGGTCACACGCCCTGTTTCCGGCGCGAAGCGGGTAGCTGGGGCGCGCACGTGCGCGGGCTGAATCGCCTGCATCAGTTTGATAAAGTCGAGCTCGTGCAGATCCGGAAACCCGAAGAGTCGTATGCGGCCCTGGACGAAATGGTGGCGCATGTGCAGGGGCTACTGGAAAAGCTCAACCTACCCTACCGCATTCTGCGCCTGTGTGGCGGCGACATGGGCTTCACCTCGGCTCTGACCTACGATTTTGAGGTGTGGTCGGCCGCGCAGGAGCGCTGGCTCGAATGTAGCTCTGTATCCAATTTCGAAACCTACCAGGCCAATCGCCTGAAGCTGCGCTACAAAACCG is from Salmonirosea aquatica and encodes:
- the pdhA gene encoding pyruvate dehydrogenase (acetyl-transferring) E1 component subunit alpha, which translates into the protein MATVKEKKEPAKKETAKKESAPKLQYPKEQYMFWYENMLLQRRFEEKAGQLYGQQKIRGFCHLYIGQEACSSGTATALTPDDKYITAYRDHGMPLALGTSPNAIMAELYGKETGTTKGKGGSMHIFDKERNFMGGHGIVGAQIPLGAGIAFAEKYNETSNVCICFFGDGAVRQGAFHEALNMAMTWKLPVIFVVENNGYAMGTSVGRSSNVTELYTLGEAYDIPSEPVDGMNVEAIHEAVSRAAERARKGEGPTYLEFRTYRYRGHSMSDPQKYRTKEEVEEYKMRDPIEQVKDTILKNKLATEEELADLDKKIKETVAEAVQFAEESAFPDPKEAYTDVYAQEDYPFIME
- a CDS encoding tetratricopeptide repeat protein; the encoded protein is MSKKNTANSGLEIIESPEALAGQINKAETFFRRNQKIIIGVGVAIVVAVAAFAGYRLYIDSQESSAQVALSNAVYDFEADSLRRALNGSGGNEGLLAIADGYTGTDAANLADLYAGIALMKQGQFDQAIERLKAFSSSDLLMQGRADALLGDAYMEKNQPAEAVSYYKKAADYKSNEFFTPIYLMKLGIAQEKANQPKDALASYNKIIEEYPLSAEVTNAKKYKGLLEGQVGE
- the ribH gene encoding 6,7-dimethyl-8-ribityllumazine synthase, translated to MSSTDKNLSEFSTNDLPDISGRTFAIVVAEWNHEVTEKLFDGAYQTLVDYGAKPENIIRANVPGSYELSFGAQVFARKQNVDAVIALGCVIQGETKHNDYINHAVAQGLTQVSLECHKPVVFGVLTPNTQEQALDRAGGKHGNKGDEAAMTAIKMLKLV
- a CDS encoding CBU_0592 family membrane protein gives rise to the protein MDEKFWYDAIGWIGSILIVAAYALSISGRLRSDAPFYLWGNILGSFSLVLNTLYVGAYPSAAVNIIWVVIGLWGIARNRRKVFS
- a CDS encoding aspartate kinase; the protein is MQVWKFGGTSVGKPERMHSIRQLITSTDSRKIVVLSALSGTTNALLSIGESAKANQDAEAVEKIKALRDHYDTFIQELYSTEAGLAQGKEIVEKEFSFIRSLVNIKPFTSKQDKELVAEGELLSTQMFEAYLAEQGENSILLPALEFMRIDAEGEPELAVIEERLTTILGQHPERQLIITQGFICRNPRGEVDNLKRGGSDYTASLIGGAIRAEEIQIWTDIDGMHNNDPRIVKRTFPIRQLTFEEAAELAYFGAKILHPSTITPAKMRGVPVRLKNTMQPDAPGTLIATSSTDREIKAIAAKDNITAIYVHSTRMLNAYGFLRRVFEIFEKYKTPVDMVTTSEVSVSVTIDNSEHLDAITAELREIADLEEHDRDQTIVCIVGNFSADKEGVAIKVLDALKNIPLRMISYGASEHNLSILIHSSLKEQALNALNERLFYYEDAMKDIFTAP
- the serS gene encoding serine--tRNA ligase — encoded protein: MLQTTFIRDNKELTIAGLNKKYFRDAETAVELIIKLDRLRRETQQELDQVLTQSNAMAKEIGGLMKQGKKQEAEVAKAETASLKERSKELDEQLKRVEAELHDELVKLPNLPHESVPVGRTPEENVTVLEKGEKPTLPEGAQPHWELTKKLDIIDFELGNKISGAGFPVYKGKGARLQRAMISFFLNEATEAGYLEIQPPLLVNADSGYGTGQLPDKEGQMYHATADDLYLIPTAEVPITNLYRDVILQESDLPVKNTGHTPCFRREAGSWGAHVRGLNRLHQFDKVELVQIRKPEESYAALDEMVAHVQGLLEKLNLPYRILRLCGGDMGFTSALTYDFEVWSAAQERWLECSSVSNFETYQANRLKLRYKTEGKTQLLHTLNGSALALPRILAALLENNQQAGGSIRIPEVLVPYCGFETIG